TTAAGCTTTGAGCCGGTCAGCGCGGGAAGTCGAACTGCTGAATAATTTTCCAGATCGCATGGTTGATAAGGGCCAACGCTTTGATGGCTGCTTCAATATCTTCGGCCGCAGCATCGTTGAGGGGGTGCGATTGCCCCATCTTCAGCGTGTCCTTGCGGTCGGCGATCCGCATCAGAATGGTGCGGGGATTGTCGCCATCCGCATCAAAAGCATAGATGCAGTGATTGTAGCGGTTGCGTAGCTTGGCTTGTCCCAAAATGCGGCCTGTGATGTCGAGAATCGCGGTTCTTTGATCTGATGGGACCCTGTCGAGCTTTGCCAGACGTTCAACAAGGTCGATCCGTGCGCGCGTGGTGTTTAAGGTCAAGAAGATGACAGTTGCCGTCTCTTTGTCCACTTCTGATAAGCCAGCAATGAAATGGATTAACAGGCTTTCGGTGTTGGTCCAGGTATAGTTGAGCTTGCCTACGAGCAGGAGAAAATCATCAAACTGCAGATGCCGGCCAGCATTCTCATTCATACTGACCTCATCTCTGTTCTGGATTTTTCCAAAAACCAAACGGCTGCTTCTGTACGGTTATTAACGCCAAGCTTAGATATTACGTGGTGGATGTGCAGCTTTACAGTATGCTCAGAGAGGCCCAGGCTATTGGCAATAACCTTGTTCTGCTTACCTTCAGCGACACAGGTCAGTACCTGCATCTCTCGGTTTGTTAGCTCGTCTTTGGCAACTTTAAGGGCGGGATCATGCAAGCTTAAGGAAGCTTGCACAGCGGGGTCGAGCAAAGATTTTGGCTTAGCGCAAATCTCTATCGTTTCTGGTATTTGGGTGTCTGCAGAGGTGTAAAGCTCTGAGGGAATGTAGTTTTCCCCGCAGATCAAAAGCTGCAGGAGGGTCAGCCAACGATCTACGTCTCGGTTCATTGGCAGGAAAGCTAAGTTGAGTGGGGGTTGGGTTGCCCTCATATCGTTCAGGATATCTCGGACCAGCTTCGGCTGTCGGTAAGATAAAGCTACGGTGGCATTGGAAAATTGCTCAAGCAAGACCGGAAGCGCAGTTTTTAAGCCAACAGCCATAGACTGATTTAAAATGATGCTTCGAACTCTATCGGGGCGACAGACTGTTAAATCGAGAAGGGATTCGACAGAAGGCAAACGACAAAAGGCTATATTTTCAAAGCTCGTTTGAGCCAATTTAAGC
This is a stretch of genomic DNA from Sulfitobacter indolifex. It encodes these proteins:
- a CDS encoding response regulator transcription factor translates to MHKYEHFSSDKVSCFFVGNSHDFSDTLLKLAQTSFENIAFCRLPSVESLLDLTVCRPDRVRSIILNQSMAVGLKTALPVLLEQFSNATVALSYRQPKLVRDILNDMRATQPPLNLAFLPMNRDVDRWLTLLQLLICGENYIPSELYTSADTQIPETIEICAKPKSLLDPAVQASLSLHDPALKVAKDELTNREMQVLTCVAEGKQNKVIANSLGLSEHTVKLHIHHVISKLGVNNRTEAAVWFLEKSRTEMRSV